The following proteins come from a genomic window of Trifolium pratense cultivar HEN17-A07 linkage group LG4, ARS_RC_1.1, whole genome shotgun sequence:
- the LOC123922233 gene encoding uncharacterized protein LOC123922233, which translates to MYQQTPATRVIQHLRNLSDGPKSTVKQWHTYFVNGYRFETHSWSEGKTTVNSGVCMKGVTENGEGDFYGVIENIFEIEYNYLDYKKTVVLFYCKWFDPSNRGTRYDSKTNTVDIKMNKHYPLYDPFAMAHNVRQVHYVPYPSTTRDKRGWCAAITSKPRGLIEKNEIDEREDEPYQEDEMSNVDDVIAVETFNQLCVQEEAEEVPSDGDVDEEDVEDNGDDEGKNFDDDNVDDDIDDIPPAPGVGRERAPRRRRLPRRVVRNRWLEGMPKSRTVDGVEEEYDSYDDDDDHEDEEIADIALLAPQNELLVDRHGRPIIMLYTATDLQPQNPANKAINNALKSKFQAPYLNWTEVRADERGYQQFWNGFRSQVTWLNHHTAAIERIFNKKATKRLSTLLFEARKKIKKDPSKPPLWLAGNSYPMLCRRWEEEEYIAKCIKNKANRNTDEANRACVHSGGSKSAGTLRLEFIQQIGRPPTFMEMNDMMHRYADSGQWTGARAQEVSRLTQIWVEEYNASQLRLPPHRRDNEDVRRNKMSLAFVKNAGGPTRGRKFAAGCTSSLYASDPTGLRDVTYTSSSSSSTGRSRPTQREETDDEYEARMRATYREEFRDEFEASFDDRVDLRVQHILQEFFAQQRAPAGGGGGGGGVGSSSQASARQNQNAGEQEYRPDLSSMVNLNQLPEYREGDPVLSMSIEDMSQMLNEPVHLQFFDPTGQTSGSSSDGSGRNNQQTAFTEYQRSLNPQQDFIIPHPNQPQGNFFPNQAPINFVHRPVARPPSRTSLPGVVIHEGGRGRGRGRSRQPTDTGKGKRPLYQPPDQR; encoded by the exons ATGTACCAACAAACACCCGCAACTCGTGTCATACAACACTTGAGAAACTTATCTGATGGCCCAAAGTCAACCGTTAAACAATGGCACACCTACTTTGTCAATGGTTACAGATTTGAGACACACAGTTGGAGTGAAGGAAAAACAACAGTAAACAGTGGAGTGTGTATGAAAGGTGTGACTGAAAATGGTGAAGGAGATTTTTACGGTGTCATTGAGAACATATTTGAAATCGAATACAATTACCTTGATTACAAGAAAACAGTCGTGTTGTTTTACTGTAAATGGTTTGATCCTTCAAATAGAGGTACCAGATATGATTCAAAGACTAATACCGTGGacataaaaatgaacaaacattATCCATTGTATGATCCGTTTGCTATGGCTCATAACGTCAGACAAGTTCACTATGTCCCTTATCCATCGACTACAAGGGATAAGCGAGGTTGGTGTGCCGCAATAACATCAAAACCAAGGGGTctgattgaaaaaaatgagatagatgAACGTGAAGATGAACCATATCAGGAAGATGAGATGTCCAATGTTGATGATGTCATTGCAGTTGAAACTTTTAATCAACTTTGTGTACAAGAAGAAGCCGAAGAAGTACCTTCTGATGGTGATGTTGATGAAGAGGACGTCGAAGAtaatggtgatgatgaaggca aaaattttgatgatgacaatgtCGATGATGACATTGATGATATTCCACCAGCACCGGGTGTCGGACGCGAACGCGCTCCACGTAGACGTAGATTACCCCGCCGCGTTGTTCGGAATCGATGGTTGGAGGGTATGCCCAAGTCTCGAACCGTAGATGGTGTGGAAGAGGAGTACGACTCCTACGACGACGATGATGACCACGAGGACGAGGAAATTGCCGATATTGCACTTCTAGCTCCTCAAAATGAATTGTTGGTTGACCGGCATGGTAGACCCATCATCATGCTATATACCGCCACAga TTTGCAACCCCAAAATCCGGCGAATAAGGCAATCAATAATGCATTGAAATCCAAATTCCAGGCTCCATATCTCAACTGGACGGAGGTTAGGGCAGATGAGCGTggatatcaacaattttggaatggcttcagg TCGCAAGTAACTTGGCTGAATCACCACACAGCGGCTATTGAGcgtatattcaacaaaaaagccaccaagcgtctgtcgaccttactttttgaagcgcggaaaaagattaaaaaggatCCTTCAAAACCACCACTTTGGCTCGCTGGCAATTCATACCCTATGCTGTGCCGCAGATGGGAAGAGGAAGAGTATATTGCAAAGTGTATAAAGAACAAAGCCAACAGAAATACTGATGAAGCCAATCGTGCGTGCGTACACTCTGGAGGGTCTAAATCTGCCGGAACGCTTCGTCTTGAGTTCATCCAACAAATTGGTCGTCCACCCACCTTTATGGAGATGAATGACATGATGCACCGGTATGCAGATTCCGGTCAGTGGACGGGGGCAAGGGCGCAAGAAGTGTCG agGTTGACGCAAATTTGGGTTGAAGAATATAATGCAAGCCAACTACGACTACCACCTCATAGGCGAGATAATGAGGATGTTCGTCGAAACAAGATGTCGTTGGCTTTTGTTAAGAATGCTGGTGGTCCGACTCGAGGTCGCAAATTCGCTGCTGGGTGTACATCTTCTCTATATGCAAGTGACCCAACTGGTTTGAGAGATGTCACTtacacatcttcatcttcatcgagTACAGGACGCTCTCGTCCAACTCAAAGAGAGGAAACCGATGATGAGTATGAAGCGCGAATGAGGGCCACGTATAGAGAAGAATTCCGCGATGAGTTCGAAGCATCATTTGATGACCGGGTGGACCTACGGGTCCAACATATATTGCAGGAATTCTTTGCGCAGCAGAGGGCGCcggcggggggggggggggggggggggggggttggatcatcatctcaggcttcggcacgacaaaatcaaaatgccggTGAACAAGAATATCGACCGGATTTGAGTAGCATGGTTAATTTGAATCAGCTGCCGGAGTACCGAGAGGGTGATCCAGTACTGAGTATGAGCATAGAGGATATGAGTCAGATGCTTAATGAACCAgttcatttacaattttttgatcctactgggcaaacaagtggaagcagtagtgacggaagcggtagaaataatcaacaaactgcTTTCACCGAATACCAGAGATCATTAAATCCACAACAAGACTTCATAATCCCACATCCAAATCAACCCCAAGGCAACTTCTTCCCAAATCAAGCCCCAATTAACTTCGTTCATAGGCCTGTGGCACGACCTCCTTCGCGAACGTCACTCCCCGGAGTCGTAATACACGAGGGAGGTAGAGGCCGAGGCCGAGGAAGGTCGCGTCAGCCAACAGACACTGGCAAGGGGAAGCGACCACTATATCAGCCGCCTGACCAACGttga
- the LOC123924279 gene encoding CDPK-related kinase 5-like isoform X2: protein MGGCTSKPHKPNPYALRETETDPTQIPKTPLSPDGENHRRKDDVIAGKKSPFFPFYSPSPARFLKKSPSTTPSRSTSSTPRRFFRRAFPPPSPAKHIRAVLARRQGKKETAAIPEDSEEGAGDLDKRFGFSKDFSSRLEVGEEVGRGHFGYTCSAKFKKGEFKGQQVAVKVISKAKMTTAIAIEDVRREVKILRALNGHSNLVQFYDAFEDQENVYIVMELCEGGELLDMILSRGGKYTEDDAKAVMVQILNVVAFCHLQGVVHRDLKPENFLYTSKDESSELKAIDFGLSDFVRPDERLNDIVGSAYYVAPEVLHRSYSTEADVWSIGVIAYILLCGSRPFWARTESGIFRAVLKADPGFDEAPWPSLSSEAKDFVQRLLNKDPRKRISAAQALSHPWIRNYNDVKVPLDILIFKLMKTYMRSSSLRKAALRALSKTLTADELYYLREQYALLEPSKNGSISLENINKALKKYATDAMKESRITDFLSSLSSLQYRRMDFEEFCAAALSVHQLEALDRWEQHARCAYELFEKDGNRAIVIEELASELGLGPSIPVHVVLHDWIRHTDGKLSFLGFVKLLHGVSSRSLPKVQL from the exons ATGGGAGGTTGCACTTCAAAGCCACATAAACCAAACCCATATGCGCTTAGAGAAACAGAAACTGACCCAACACAAATCCCAAAAACCCCACTAAGTCCCGACGGTGAAAACCATCGTCGGAAAGATGACGTCATCGCCGGAAAAAAGTCTCCGTTTTTTCCTTTTTACAGTCCAAGTCCAGCTCGCTTCCTGAAGAAGTCTCCGTCGACGACTCCTAGCCGGAGTACTAGCTCGACGCCGAGGAGGTTTTTCCGGCGAGCTTTTCCTCCACCTTCTCCGGCGAAACATATAAGGGCTGTGTTGGCTAGGAGACAAGGGAAGAAGGAAACTGCGGCGATACCGGAAGATTCGGAGGAGGGTGCTGGTGATTTGGACAAGAGATTTGGATTCTCAAAGGATTTTAGTAGTAGGTTGGAGGTTGGAGAAGAAGTGGGTAGAGGGCATTTTGGGTATACTTGTTCTGCTAAGTTCAAGAAGGGTGAGTTTAAGGGTCAACAAGTTGCTGTAAAAGTTATCTCTAAAGCAAAG ATGACAACAGCAATTGCAATTGAAGATGTTAGAAGGGAGGTGAAAATATTGCGAGCTTTGAACGGTCATAGTAATTTGGTACAATTTTATGATGCATTTGAAGACCAAGAAAACGTCTACATTGTAATGGA GTTATGTGAAGGGGGAGAGCTATTAGATATGATACTATCAAG AGGAGGGAAATATACAGAAGACGATGCAAAGGCTGTCATGGTACAAATACTAAATGTCGTTGCATTTTGTCATCTTCAGGGTGTGGTGCACCGAGATCTTAAACCTGAG AATTTTTTGTACACTTCAAAGGATGAAAGTTCCGAGTTAAAAGCTATAGACTTTGGGTTATCAGATTTTGTCAGACCAG ATGAAAGGCTTAATGACATTGTTGGAAGTGCATATTATGTGGCTCCTGAAGTTCTTCATAGATCTTACAGCACAGAGGCTGATGTGTGGAGTATAGGTGTGATAGCATATATTCTATTATGTGGCAGTCGTCCATTTTGGGCTCGAACAGAGTCTGGTATTTTTAGGGCAGTTTTGAAAGCTGATCCAGGCTTCGATGAAGCTCCCTGGCCATCTTTATCTTCAGAAGCAAAAGATTTTGTCCAGCGCCTACTGAATAAGGACCCTCGGAAGCGAATATCTGCTGCTCAGGCTCTGA GTCATCCTTGGATACGTAATTACAACGATGTAAAAGTTCCGCTTGATATCTTAATATTTAAACTCATGAAGACTTATATGAGATCATCATCCTTGCGTAAGGCTGCCTTAAGG GCCTTATCAAAGACATTAACTGCTGACGAACTCTATTATCTGAGGGAACAATATGCACTGTTGGAACCAAGCAAAAATGGGAGCATATCCTTGGAGAACATTAACAAG GCCTTGAAGAAATATGCAACAGATGCCATGAAAGAGTCTCGTATCACAGATTTTCTTTCCTCG CTGAGTTCATTACAATATAGAAGGATGGACTTTGAAGAATTCTGTGCTGCTGCACTAAGTGTGCACCAACTTGAAGCTCTTGATCGTTGGGAACAACATGCCCGTTGCGCATATGAACTTTTTGAAAAAGATGGAAACAGGGCTATTGTCATTGAAGAACTTGCTTCA GAACTTGGACTTGGTCCGTCTATTCCTGTTCATGTTGTTCTTCATGACTGGATACGCCACACCGATGGGAAGTTAAGCTTTCTCGGGTTTGTCAAATTATTGCACGGTGTATCTAGCCGAAGCCTTCCAAAGGTTCAGTTATGA
- the LOC123924279 gene encoding CDPK-related kinase 5-like isoform X1 — MGGCTSKPHKPNPYALRETETDPTQIPKTPLSPDGENHRRKDDVIAGKKSPFFPFYSPSPARFLKKSPSTTPSRSTSSTPRRFFRRAFPPPSPAKHIRAVLARRQGKKETAAIPEDSEEGAGDLDKRFGFSKDFSSRLEVGEEVGRGHFGYTCSAKFKKGEFKGQQVAVKVISKAKMTTAIAIEDVRREVKILRALNGHSNLVQFYDAFEDQENVYIVMELCEGGELLDMILSRGGKYTEDDAKAVMVQILNVVAFCHLQGVVHRDLKPENFLYTSKDESSELKAIDFGLSDFVRPGFPSHVLAFSINILFLIRVAIFLILSSCHTDERLNDIVGSAYYVAPEVLHRSYSTEADVWSIGVIAYILLCGSRPFWARTESGIFRAVLKADPGFDEAPWPSLSSEAKDFVQRLLNKDPRKRISAAQALSHPWIRNYNDVKVPLDILIFKLMKTYMRSSSLRKAALRALSKTLTADELYYLREQYALLEPSKNGSISLENINKALKKYATDAMKESRITDFLSSLSSLQYRRMDFEEFCAAALSVHQLEALDRWEQHARCAYELFEKDGNRAIVIEELASELGLGPSIPVHVVLHDWIRHTDGKLSFLGFVKLLHGVSSRSLPKVQL; from the exons ATGGGAGGTTGCACTTCAAAGCCACATAAACCAAACCCATATGCGCTTAGAGAAACAGAAACTGACCCAACACAAATCCCAAAAACCCCACTAAGTCCCGACGGTGAAAACCATCGTCGGAAAGATGACGTCATCGCCGGAAAAAAGTCTCCGTTTTTTCCTTTTTACAGTCCAAGTCCAGCTCGCTTCCTGAAGAAGTCTCCGTCGACGACTCCTAGCCGGAGTACTAGCTCGACGCCGAGGAGGTTTTTCCGGCGAGCTTTTCCTCCACCTTCTCCGGCGAAACATATAAGGGCTGTGTTGGCTAGGAGACAAGGGAAGAAGGAAACTGCGGCGATACCGGAAGATTCGGAGGAGGGTGCTGGTGATTTGGACAAGAGATTTGGATTCTCAAAGGATTTTAGTAGTAGGTTGGAGGTTGGAGAAGAAGTGGGTAGAGGGCATTTTGGGTATACTTGTTCTGCTAAGTTCAAGAAGGGTGAGTTTAAGGGTCAACAAGTTGCTGTAAAAGTTATCTCTAAAGCAAAG ATGACAACAGCAATTGCAATTGAAGATGTTAGAAGGGAGGTGAAAATATTGCGAGCTTTGAACGGTCATAGTAATTTGGTACAATTTTATGATGCATTTGAAGACCAAGAAAACGTCTACATTGTAATGGA GTTATGTGAAGGGGGAGAGCTATTAGATATGATACTATCAAG AGGAGGGAAATATACAGAAGACGATGCAAAGGCTGTCATGGTACAAATACTAAATGTCGTTGCATTTTGTCATCTTCAGGGTGTGGTGCACCGAGATCTTAAACCTGAG AATTTTTTGTACACTTCAAAGGATGAAAGTTCCGAGTTAAAAGCTATAGACTTTGGGTTATCAGATTTTGTCAGACCAGGTTTTCCTTCGCATGTTCTTGCTTTTTCTATTAACATCCTTTTCCTCATAAGAGTagcaattttcttaattttatcaTCATGTCATACAGATGAAAGGCTTAATGACATTGTTGGAAGTGCATATTATGTGGCTCCTGAAGTTCTTCATAGATCTTACAGCACAGAGGCTGATGTGTGGAGTATAGGTGTGATAGCATATATTCTATTATGTGGCAGTCGTCCATTTTGGGCTCGAACAGAGTCTGGTATTTTTAGGGCAGTTTTGAAAGCTGATCCAGGCTTCGATGAAGCTCCCTGGCCATCTTTATCTTCAGAAGCAAAAGATTTTGTCCAGCGCCTACTGAATAAGGACCCTCGGAAGCGAATATCTGCTGCTCAGGCTCTGA GTCATCCTTGGATACGTAATTACAACGATGTAAAAGTTCCGCTTGATATCTTAATATTTAAACTCATGAAGACTTATATGAGATCATCATCCTTGCGTAAGGCTGCCTTAAGG GCCTTATCAAAGACATTAACTGCTGACGAACTCTATTATCTGAGGGAACAATATGCACTGTTGGAACCAAGCAAAAATGGGAGCATATCCTTGGAGAACATTAACAAG GCCTTGAAGAAATATGCAACAGATGCCATGAAAGAGTCTCGTATCACAGATTTTCTTTCCTCG CTGAGTTCATTACAATATAGAAGGATGGACTTTGAAGAATTCTGTGCTGCTGCACTAAGTGTGCACCAACTTGAAGCTCTTGATCGTTGGGAACAACATGCCCGTTGCGCATATGAACTTTTTGAAAAAGATGGAAACAGGGCTATTGTCATTGAAGAACTTGCTTCA GAACTTGGACTTGGTCCGTCTATTCCTGTTCATGTTGTTCTTCATGACTGGATACGCCACACCGATGGGAAGTTAAGCTTTCTCGGGTTTGTCAAATTATTGCACGGTGTATCTAGCCGAAGCCTTCCAAAGGTTCAGTTATGA
- the LOC123924280 gene encoding protein ALP1-like translates to MDQWFLVMLSNLLHLHNSLDPTTDTLSTTATSSANSTTTLLHSSSIAPLLLFTMASVLSYVASTRTPSSPSNNNRRKKRRRNPNASDYSVAAFRALSTEHIWSLEAPLRDAQWRSLYGLSYPVFTTVVNKLKPHIAISNLSLPSDYAVAMVLSRLAHGLSAKTIASRYSLEPYLVSKITNMVTRLLATKLYPEFIKIPVGRRRLIETTQAFEELTSLPNMCGAIDSSPVKLRSGPSSNPATYHSRYGYPSVLLQVVSDHKKIFWDVCVKAPGGTDDATHFRDSLLYQRLTSGDVAWEKVINVRGHHVRPYVVGDWCYPLLPFLLTPYSPSGMGTPAQNLFDGMLMKGRSVVVDAIALLKGRWKILQELNVGLHHVPQTIVACCVLHNLCQIAREPEPEPWKEPDESGAQPRMLDSEKSFYFFAESLRQVLTEDLHQKLSSR, encoded by the coding sequence ATGGATCAATGGTTCTTGGTAATGCTCTCaaatcttcttcatcttcacaaCTCTCTCGATCCAACCACCGACACACTCTCCACCACCGCAACCTCCTCCGCTAACTCCACCACAACTCTCCTCCATTCATCCTCAATCGCACCTCTCCTTCTCTTCACCATGGCTTCCGTCCTTTCCTACGTCGCATCAACCCGTACTCCATCCTCACCTTCCAACAACAACCGCCGTAAGAAACGCCGTCGGAACCCTAACGCCTCCGATTACTCCGTCGCAGCTTTCCGTGCTCTTTCAACGGAACACATCTGGTCTCTCGAAGCTCCACTCCGTGACGCGCAGTGGCGTTCTCTTTACGGTCTCTCTTACCCAGTTTTCACCACCGTCGTTAATAAACTCAAACCCCACATCGCCATTTCAAATCTTTCCCTCCCTTCCGATTACGCTGTTGCTATGGTTCTCTCTCGTCTCGCTCACGGTCTCTCTGCGAAAACCATCGCTTCTCGTTACTCCCTTGAACCTTACCTTGTTTCCAAAATCACAAACATGGTCACGCGCCTTCTTGCAACCAAACTCTACCCTGAATTCATCAAAATCCCAGTTGGTCGTCGCCGACTCATTGAAACCACTCAAGCCTTTGAAGAACTCACCTCACTTCCTAACATGTGTGGTGCTATTGATTCTAGCCCTGTTAAGCTTCGTTCTGGTCCTAGTTCTAACCCTGCTACGTATCATTCGCGATATGGTTACCCTTCAGTTCTTCTTCAGGTTGTTTCTGATCACAAAAAGATTTTCTGGGATGTTTGTGTTAAAGCTCCTGGTGGCACTGATGATGCTACTCATTTTAGGGATAGTCTTCTCTACCAGCGTCTTACTTCAGGAGATGTTGCTTGGGAAAAGGTTATCAATGTTCGCGGTCACCATGTTCGTCCTTATGTTGTTGGTGATTGGTGTTATCCTTTGTTGCCATTTTTGCTTACACCTTATTCGCCTAGTGGGATGGGTACTCCTGCGCAGAATCTGTTTGATGGAATGCTTATGAAGGGTAGGTCTGTGGTTGTGGATGCTATTGCTTTGCTTAAAGGAAGGTGGAAGATTCTTCAGGAATTGAATGTGGGTCTTCATCATGTGCCGCAAACGATAGTTGCTTGTTGTGTTTTGcataatttgtgtcaaattgCTAGGGAACCTGAACCGGAGCCGTGGAAGGAGCCTGATGAGAGTGGAGCTCAACCTAGGATGCTGGATAGTGAGAAGTCTTTCTATTTCTTTGCAGAAAGCTTGAGGCAAGTTCTGACTGAGGATTTGCACCAAAAGCTCTCTTCAAGATAG
- the LOC123922234 gene encoding uncharacterized protein LOC123922234, which translates to MNIQKNPIFEKFRNNELSFAHQLTTLFKDIVANGEYAWAQTSGILPPNVYSDNEADNDVYLPSLKNLGLDMEEGSSDSEDASVEATSEFAKVNLNISHRAIRQTSRQKREKKQLFLKRKTKKKAAPLLAIGETGKQIDLLFQFI; encoded by the coding sequence ATGAATATTCAGAAAAATccaatatttgaaaaatttagaAACAATGAACTTTCATTTGCTCACCAACTAACCACACTTTTTAAGGATATAGTGGCTAATGGAGAGTATGCTTGGGCACAAACAAGTGGCATATTACCACCTAATGTATACTCCGATAATGAAGCCGATAATGATGTGTATCTCCCAAGCCTAAAGAACCTTGGATTAGATATGGAAGAAGGCTCAAGTGATAGTGAAGATGCAAGTGTTGAGGCAACAAGTGAATTTGCAAAAGTTAACTTGAATATTTCACATAGAGCTATTAGACAAACTAGTAgacaaaagagagaaaaaaaacaattgttcCTGAAAAGAAAGACCAAGAAAAAAGCAGCTCCTTTATTAGCAATAGGGGAGACTGGTAAACAAATTGATCTCTTATTTCAATTTATATGA